One Candidatus Rhodoblastus alkanivorans DNA window includes the following coding sequences:
- a CDS encoding IS5 family transposase, translating into MGQLGFFDLNRRYESLNEKNDPLVAIAAMVPFESFRPKLKAALIKGELRRSEAERKSSAGRKPWDEVVIFKALVLQALYNLSDDQAEYQLRDRFSFMRFLGLGLEDAVPDAKTLWLYREALAKAGAVEGLFDLFDGFLKTKGYLARGGQIIDATIVSAPKQHNSREDNEAIKEGKTPEDWKSKPAKNRQKDKDARWTKKHERSYFGYKNHIGVDRRHKLVRRYVVSDASVHDSQKFEDILDSDNTASDVWADSAYRSDEIEEKLAERGLKSRIHRRAYRNRKLSEAQTAANTTRSKVRARVEHVFGDQKNGMRAELVRTIGIVRARCKIGMTNLVYNMRRFVCLERMVAAAG; encoded by the coding sequence ATGGGGCAGCTTGGCTTCTTTGATTTGAACCGGCGCTATGAAAGTCTCAACGAAAAGAACGATCCGCTTGTTGCGATTGCGGCGATGGTTCCGTTCGAATCTTTCCGGCCGAAGCTGAAGGCGGCGCTGATTAAAGGCGAGCTTCGCAGGAGCGAAGCGGAACGCAAGAGTTCGGCGGGACGCAAGCCTTGGGATGAAGTCGTGATCTTCAAGGCGCTGGTGTTGCAGGCGCTCTACAATCTCTCCGACGATCAGGCGGAATACCAGCTTCGTGATCGCTTCTCCTTCATGCGCTTTCTCGGCCTTGGCCTTGAAGACGCGGTTCCCGACGCCAAGACTTTGTGGCTCTATCGCGAGGCGCTGGCCAAGGCGGGCGCGGTGGAAGGGCTGTTCGATCTGTTTGACGGGTTCTTGAAGACCAAGGGCTATCTCGCCAGGGGCGGTCAGATCATCGACGCGACGATCGTGTCGGCGCCCAAGCAACACAATTCGCGCGAGGACAACGAGGCGATCAAGGAAGGCAAGACGCCGGAAGACTGGAAATCCAAGCCGGCCAAGAACCGCCAGAAGGACAAGGACGCGCGCTGGACGAAGAAGCATGAACGCTCGTATTTCGGTTACAAGAACCATATCGGCGTCGACCGCCGCCACAAATTGGTGCGCCGCTACGTGGTGAGCGACGCGAGCGTGCACGACAGTCAAAAGTTCGAAGACATTCTTGATTCGGATAACACGGCTTCGGATGTGTGGGCAGACAGTGCTTATCGCAGCGATGAGATCGAGGAAAAACTCGCCGAGCGCGGCCTGAAGAGCCGCATTCATCGCCGGGCCTATCGCAATCGCAAACTCAGCGAGGCGCAGACGGCCGCCAATACGACACGCTCGAAGGTGCGCGCCCGCGTCGAGCATGTATTTGGGGATCAAAAGAACGGCATGCGAGCCGAACTCGTGCGCACCATCGGCATCGTCCGCGCGCGGTGCAAAATCGGAATGACGAACCTCGTCTACAACATGCGCCGCTTCGTTTGTCTTGAAAGGATGGTGGCTGCGGCTGGCTGA